One Dehalococcoidales bacterium genomic window carries:
- a CDS encoding dihydroorotate dehydrogenase yields the protein MNTNLEIELFEQTGKRLKLKNPLLLASGTCGYAVELDSFMDLSSPGAFISKGTTLHAREGNSQPRIAEVGNGILNAIGLENIGIEALVKDKAPAWQRLGIKVFVNVAGSTIDEYSDVAMRLDGVGGIAGIELNISCPNVKAGGIEFGLKPETAAAVTTAVRKATTLPLIVKLSPGSGCTGEIAQAVAYAGADAVTLINTFKGMSIDIQKRKPLLGNVTGGLSGPALKPVALAMVYDIARLIDIPIIACGGISTAEDAIEFIMAGASAFQVGTAFMIDPSIPSKIISGIQQFLSEQGINNVAGIKGCAQI from the coding sequence ATGAATACTAACCTTGAAATAGAACTGTTTGAGCAGACGGGCAAGAGGCTCAAACTCAAAAATCCCCTGTTGCTTGCCTCGGGTACTTGCGGCTATGCCGTTGAGCTGGATAGTTTTATGGACTTATCTTCTCCTGGAGCCTTTATTTCCAAAGGTACAACGCTCCACGCCAGGGAAGGCAACTCGCAGCCGCGCATAGCAGAAGTTGGAAATGGTATACTGAACGCCATAGGGCTGGAGAATATCGGAATTGAGGCACTGGTTAAGGACAAAGCTCCAGCTTGGCAGCGACTGGGGATAAAGGTTTTTGTTAACGTGGCTGGGTCCACCATCGATGAGTATTCTGATGTAGCTATGCGCCTCGATGGAGTTGGCGGCATTGCAGGTATTGAGCTCAATATAAGCTGTCCAAACGTGAAAGCTGGCGGCATAGAATTCGGCCTCAAACCGGAAACCGCAGCAGCAGTAACCACTGCTGTCAGAAAAGCCACCACTTTACCCCTTATTGTCAAGCTATCCCCGGGATCAGGTTGCACGGGGGAAATCGCTCAAGCGGTTGCATACGCAGGAGCGGATGCTGTTACACTTATCAATACCTTCAAGGGGATGTCTATTGACATACAAAAACGCAAACCCTTGCTGGGCAATGTAACAGGCGGTCTGTCCGGCCCAGCTCTCAAACCAGTAGCACTTGCAATGGTTTATGATATAGCCCGTTTAATAGATATTCCTATAATTGCATGCGGAGGTATATCTACAGCAGAAGATGCTATTGAGTTCATAATGGCGGGCGCCAGCGCGTTCCAAGTCGGAACTGCGTTCATGATTGATCCCTCTATACCTTCCAAAATAATTTCTGGTATACAACAGTTCTTGTCAGAGCAGGGAATAAATAATGTGGCTGGAATTAAAGGCTGTGCCCAAATCTGA